GTCGCCACCCTGGTCGCCAAGCTGCGTACCGAAGCCAAGGTTATTTAAACATACCCCAAGACAAAAACTGGGGTCAGACCTGGAAGGTCCGACCCCCGGCACTTGCACATTACTAGGAATAATCATGGTCGCATTAGTTATTGCTGAACACGACAACGCTACCTTAAAGGGCAGCACCCACCACACCGTGACCGCGGCTGCCCAGTGCGGCGGCGACGTGCACGTACTGGTCGCAGGTTCGAACGCATCGGCCGCTGCCGCTGCCGCCGCGCAAATCGCCGGCGTGACGAAAGTCATCGTCGCCGACGCACCATATTTTGCCGATGGCCTGGCCGAAAACGTGGCCGAGCAAGTGCTGGCCATCGCCGGCAACTACAGCCACATCCTGGCGCCAGCCACCGCCTACGGCAAGAACATCCTGCCACGCGTCGCTGCCAAGCTGGACGTGGCGCAAATCTCGGAAATCACCAAGGTCGACTCGCCAGATACGTTCGAGCGTCCGATCTACGCCGGTAACGCCATTGCCACTGTGCAATCTGGCGACAAGGTCAAGGTCATCACCGTGCGCACCACCGGTTTCGACGCCGCTGCCGCCACCGGCGGTTCGGCTGCCACCGAAACCGTCGCCGCCGTTGCCGACGCGGGCAAATCGGCCTTCGTGGGCCGCGAACTGGCCAAGTCC
Above is a genomic segment from Janthinobacterium sp. 64 containing:
- a CDS encoding electron transfer flavoprotein subunit alpha/FixB family protein — its product is MVALVIAEHDNATLKGSTHHTVTAAAQCGGDVHVLVAGSNASAAAAAAAQIAGVTKVIVADAPYFADGLAENVAEQVLAIAGNYSHILAPATAYGKNILPRVAAKLDVAQISEITKVDSPDTFERPIYAGNAIATVQSGDKVKVITVRTTGFDAAAATGGSAATETVAAVADAGKSAFVGRELAKSDRPELTAAKIIVSGGRGMGSAENFHILEPLADKLGAAMGASRAAVDAGFVPNDWQVGQTGKIVAPSLYIAVGISGAIQHLAGMKDSKTIVAINKDPEAPIFAVADYGIVGDLFEIVPQLVKELG